From the Mesotoga infera genome, the window GACAATGGCCTATCTACTTTACAGAAAGTGAGGAATCAGTCTTGAAGATAACTATTCAGGTTTTTGCGCCTCCGTATTCATATGAGGATCTAGACACGGCGATCAAGATTGCCGAAGCCGGGCTTAAAAAGGGACATGAAGTTACGATTTTTCTTTTCGCAGACTCGATACTATCTATCAATAGCAAGGTTAAGCCTATACGGATAGATAGAGACATTCCAAGAAAGCTGGAGTCTCTCATAAGAGAGAGTAATCTAAAAGTCGAAATCTGCGGGATATGTATGGACTACAGGGGAGTAACGAAGGACATGATTATTCCAGGTTCAAGCCCCAGTGGTCTTCCTGAACTGGCTTCATTAATATTCAACAGCGACAGATTTGTCAATCTGATGGCGTGAGGTGCCGAAATGGATAAGAAGATACTTTTTGTTGTTTATCAAGCGCCTGCAGGCTCTATTTGGGTAAACGAAGCCTTTAGAACGGCATTCGGAATGTATGGCGAAGACATAGAACCGTCAGTTCTTCTTATGGAAGAGGCAACTGTTGCTCTTTCGAAGAAGACAAAGCCGGAATGTCTCGGTCTCCTCTCAATCTCTATGTGTTTTCGGTTTATCAAGAGATACGAGACAGCAGTTTATGGTGTCAAAGAACATGTGGAAAAACTGAAAGTCCATGAAATCGAAGAGAGTTTCAATGCACAATTAATTGCTGAAGCTGATCTAGGAGATTTCTTCCACAAGTTTGACAACGTAATCTTCATGTGAGGTGTCTGGTATGTATTTAGTAGTAGTGAAAAACGGGCCCGATAATTCTGCCGAAAGAATCAAGATAAGTGCGGCGAAAGTTGGGGATAAGGTCGTCCTAGTTCAGGACGGTGTTTTTTGGGGACTAAACGAATTGGCCACGAAGGCGGAGGTCTTCGCTCTTAAGGACGATATTGAAGCCAGGGGATACTCAGCAAATGACGTCACTGTGCCTCTGATAACTTATGAAGACTTTATTGATATCGTTGAGGAATGTGAGAAGTCAATAGGTTAGGCAATTATTTCGTGATTCGCGAGGTGCACTTCGTCAAGACGTGCACCTCTTTCTACGGGAGGGATTTGGGATGCCAATAAAGCTTCCGGATTTGTTTCGCACTTTCTCAAATCAGACAAGAATCGAAATTGTCACGATGCTGATGGACAACTTCCTAACTGCTTCAGAAATTGCATCGCTACTTCAGATAGATTTGTCAACTGTATACAGACATCTGCAGCAGATGAAGAAGCTTGGGATACTTACTTCAAGTCATTTGCATGGCGTTGAGAGATTCGACTTCAGTTCTCCCCATATTTTCAGAATGCTGGATGAGGCGATTTCTTTCATAACCGAACTGAAGGGATTCAACTCAATTGCGTGCTCGGAGGGAATATGCAGTTATTACCTGGGGGGCGAGCTTGACGTTATCGAGCCTGATCAGCTTCTTGATATGAGAGGTGAATCTTGCCCGATTCCAGATATTCAAGCAAGAAAGACTTTGAAAAATATGAATCCTGGAGAGGTATTGCTTGTGATTGTAGATTATCCGCTTTCTGCGGAGAGAATTCCTGTGTCTATTCAGAAAGAAGGTCATGAGATAATCAAGAAGATTGCTGATAAATACGGTGATATAAAGATTTTCATAAGGAGGGGACAAGATGCTTGATGCAGTTGTAATTGGTGGTGGGCCAGGCGGTTATGTATGCGCAATAAGAGTAGCTCAGCTGGGTAAGAAAGTTGCGCTCGTTGAAAAGGAATATCTTGGTGGGACGTGCACAAACTGGGGCTGCATTCCAACAAAAGCGATGCTGACTTCGGCGCATTTGTATACCGAGATAGCTGACAAGTCAAAGAGACTTGGAATCGAAATATCCGATCTTGATTATGATCTGAAGAAAATCATCTCTCACATGAATAGAACGATCACAATGTCTAGGAAAGGAATTGAGCACCTCTTGAAGAAAAATGAAGTTGATTTCTTCAATGACACGGCTGTGATTAAGGATGCAAAGCACGTCCTCTTGGAGCAGAGCGGGGAGATACTGGACACTAATAATATAGTTATCGCAAGTGGATCAGAACCCTCCATGTTTAGGCCATTCAGTGAAGTCGAAGGAATATGGACAAGCAATGACGTTTTTCGAATGGAAGAGATGCCAGAAAGTCTCGTGATTGTCGGCGGTGGTGTTATAGGAGTTGAGTTTGCAACATTTTTCAGTTCATTAGGAGTTAAGACGACCATAGTTGAGCTGGCAGATCACATACTGCCGTATGAAGACAGCGATGTTGCTGATGATATAAGGAAATCTTTGACTAGACAGGGCGTCGAGATAATTGAAAAGACGGAGGTTACAGAGGTTGAGAAAGAAGAATGCTCTTTCATCCTAAATGCAGAAGGAGAACAAGAACTCTCTCTTCAGGCCGAGAAAGTGCTTGTTGCTGTGGGAAGAAGACCGAACATCACTGATGACATTAGGGAGTTGGGTTTGAAGATTGAGAGAGGGATAGTTACTAACAGCCGGATGCAGACAAGCTTAGAAGGGATCTATGCCATCGGTGACATCAGAGCCGGAATCATGCTGGCTCACGTTGCAAGTTATGAGGGAATAGTGGCCGCCCACAATATAGCAGGGGATGAGATAGAAATGGATTATTCTGCCGTACCTTCGATAATTTTCTCCAGCCCAGAGGTGGCTTCAACGGGTTTGCGGGAGGCTGATATCGATGACAAAGAGAAGGTAAAGATAGCAAAATTCCCACTAAGCGCTAATGGAAGGGCAAGAACTGTCCTGGAGAACACAGGCTTTGTCAAGGTAATCGCAGACAAGGAAAGCGGCAAAGTTCTGGGAATGAGTATCGTTTCGCCTTCGGCGACTGAACTCATCATGGAAGGGGTTGTGGCAGTCAGGAACGGCCTAACCGTAGAAGATCTCGAGAATTCGATTCACCCACATCCGACTCTTTCAGAAACCATTTTGGGAGCGCTGGAAGGTGTCGATGGAATGAGTATTCATATATAGATTAGGACTTACGAAAGGGTTTTTTGTGGTGATTCACTGCCTGAGTTTCGAGCAAATCCAGGCGATGGCGAATTCCTGTCTCGATTAGTCTTTGTTTAGCGCAAATCGTGTTAAGGAAAATTAATTTTCCTGTGGTTCCTCAAGAGCAGGATTGAGGAAAATGAGACAATCAAGAATAGAGTCACAAAGGCTTTCGACAACAGGGCGTCCCTTGAGTAATGTGGATGGGGGACGCCCTTATTCAGTATTTCGATTATTGAGAAAGGAAGAGTTCCTGTTGTTGATTTCTGAGATTTCGCGTTGATCTTCAGATTAATCGCTCGAAATCACTGTAGCTTGGGCGATTCAAACTAATCATCTACCATTCTGAAGTGCTTATTTGAAATGCATCCTGACAACCCTCAGAACTCTTTCGAATAGATATTCTTTGTCTGGCTGAAGACCTTTGTCTTGGCAAAATCATGTTTATAGAACAACAGATCAAGCTTTATCATAATATGGCCTTCAGTCTCAAAATCAAGTTCAGCCTCAGACTCGCTTAGTTTTGCAGAGAAAACGACCGGCATCTCCATCTCCGGGCGAAGGACACAAGCGATAGTCACTCCCGTATGAAACTTGAAACCAAACTTTCCTTCGATCTCAGGAGATCCGTCGAAATCGATCTTGTCAATAAATGTTGCATTGTAATCTACAGAACCTCTTGAATAGCTTTTCCCATGAGCTCCGTGGAAATCGATCTTTGCTTCGACTTCATAATGGAATTTCGGATAAACCTCTATCTCCGGACCGAATTGAAGATCAATGCTCTCGATTTGCGTTTCCATTCCATAGAATAGCTCAATCGGTATGCTGACTTTTACGGGAATGCCGCATACACTTATGCTTACCTTTGGTTCAGCAACCTTCTTGGTTTTTTCAATCTCGAACCCTTCCTTTCCAACTATTTCCAGTATCGAAGAAATAGTTGCTGGAAAGCGAAGTGTTCCATTTGAGCTGAATTTGTTCCACGAAAGATGAAAGTCAAGACTGATATTCGCGTCGAGGACCAGTTTATTCTTAATTGCAGCTTTCATCTCATCCTCATTAACGATAGATACTTCCCATTCTTTCTTAATCAGGTTTGTTGTTACACTCTCTGCAAAGGAACGATCACTTTCGGATCCAAATTTCTCTATGATTTCTGATACATCACCCTCAATGTTCAGTATTAACGTACCCAGAGCCTCTTCAACAAAAGCTTCTTCCGTTTCTAGTGTTACTCTTGAAGGGTCAGTATCATTCACCGAAACAACTCTTCTCAAAGAGTCGTTCATCGTGTCAAAAATGTAATCACCTTGAGAGAAGTGAGGGATAGAAGACGTCCTCGAAAACACGATTTGATTTTCGATTTCAGAGGGTTCTTGAACAAGTAGAGAAGAGTTTATCACAAGTGATCTAGGTATAGAATTGCTCACTGCAATTACCCCTCTGGGAAATCTGGTAGAGGAAACCATCGGTGGTTGCTGAACTCTGAAAAGGACTTTTCTGAAAGAAATTGGGGTGGAATTCTCTCCATCGGGTATATCGTGTCTGAAGGTTAGAAGGTACCCATTGCTAATATTTGGATCCTGCATGCCGGCCGCAGAATGGTATGAGACGCCGGAGAAGAAATCAACATCAGATGAGCTCGAGAAATCCTGAGATCCTACAGAAACCGGCTGAAAAACGGAGTCAACATGCTTTACAATTGCACCTTCCGAATCGTAAATCAGATACTCATATTCGATGCCAGTCGTATCTATGGATTTGATGTAGAGATAACCATAGTTTCTCTCCGCGATA encodes:
- a CDS encoding sulfur reduction protein DsrE, which translates into the protein MKITIQVFAPPYSYEDLDTAIKIAEAGLKKGHEVTIFLFADSILSINSKVKPIRIDRDIPRKLESLIRESNLKVEICGICMDYRGVTKDMIIPGSSPSGLPELASLIFNSDRFVNLMA
- a CDS encoding intracellular sulfur oxidation protein, coding for MDKKILFVVYQAPAGSIWVNEAFRTAFGMYGEDIEPSVLLMEEATVALSKKTKPECLGLLSISMCFRFIKRYETAVYGVKEHVEKLKVHEIEESFNAQLIAEADLGDFFHKFDNVIFM
- the dsrH gene encoding sulfurtransferase complex subunit TusB, whose protein sequence is MYLVVVKNGPDNSAERIKISAAKVGDKVVLVQDGVFWGLNELATKAEVFALKDDIEARGYSANDVTVPLITYEDFIDIVEECEKSIG
- a CDS encoding ArsR family transcriptional regulator; this encodes MPIKLPDLFRTFSNQTRIEIVTMLMDNFLTASEIASLLQIDLSTVYRHLQQMKKLGILTSSHLHGVERFDFSSPHIFRMLDEAISFITELKGFNSIACSEGICSYYLGGELDVIEPDQLLDMRGESCPIPDIQARKTLKNMNPGEVLLVIVDYPLSAERIPVSIQKEGHEIIKKIADKYGDIKIFIRRGQDA
- the lpdA gene encoding dihydrolipoyl dehydrogenase, with protein sequence MLDAVVIGGGPGGYVCAIRVAQLGKKVALVEKEYLGGTCTNWGCIPTKAMLTSAHLYTEIADKSKRLGIEISDLDYDLKKIISHMNRTITMSRKGIEHLLKKNEVDFFNDTAVIKDAKHVLLEQSGEILDTNNIVIASGSEPSMFRPFSEVEGIWTSNDVFRMEEMPESLVIVGGGVIGVEFATFFSSLGVKTTIVELADHILPYEDSDVADDIRKSLTRQGVEIIEKTEVTEVEKEECSFILNAEGEQELSLQAEKVLVAVGRRPNITDDIRELGLKIERGIVTNSRMQTSLEGIYAIGDIRAGIMLAHVASYEGIVAAHNIAGDEIEMDYSAVPSIIFSSPEVASTGLREADIDDKEKVKIAKFPLSANGRARTVLENTGFVKVIADKESGKVLGMSIVSPSATELIMEGVVAVRNGLTVEDLENSIHPHPTLSETILGALEGVDGMSIHI